A single genomic interval of Tursiops truncatus isolate mTurTru1 chromosome 1, mTurTru1.mat.Y, whole genome shotgun sequence harbors:
- the CDCA8 gene encoding borealin, with the protein MAPARKGGSRVTKTSSVRSRKLASFLKDFDREVQIRSKQIQSDRQNLLKEMDNLYNIEILRLPKALREMNWLDYFALGGNKRALEEAATADLDITEINKLTAEAVQTPLKSAKTRKVMQVDDMIMEEEEEENKNKNPQTARVKRCPPSKKRTQSIQGKGKSKRSNHCATVTPAVGRLELSMVKPTPGLTPRFDSRVFKTPGLRTPAARERIYNVSVNGSPLADSKEIFLTVPVGGGESMRLLASDLQRIDIAQLDPEALGNIKKLSSRLAQICSSIRTHK; encoded by the exons ATGGCTCCGGCTAGGAAGGGCGGCAGTCGGGTGACCAAGACCAGCTCGGTACGGAGCCGAAAGCTCGCCTCTTTTCTTAAGGACTTCGACCGTGAAG TGCAAATACGATCCAAGCAGATTCAGTCAGACAGGCAGAACCTCCTCAAGGAGATGGATAACTTGTACAACATCGAGATCCTGCGACTCCCCAAGGCGCTGCGCGAGATGAACTGGCTCGACTACTTCG CCCTTGGAGGAAACAAGCGGGCGCTGGAGGAAGCAGCAACA GCTGACCTGgatatcacagaaataaacaaactaacaGCAGAAGCTGTTCAGACACCCCTGAAATCCGCCAAAA CACGAAAGGTGATGCAAGTGGATGACATGATaatggaagaagaagaggaagaaaataaaaataagaatcctCAAACTGCAAGA GTTAAAAGGTGTCCTCCATCCAAGAAGAGAACCCAGTCTATAcaaggaaaaggcaaaagtaaaaG GTCAAACCATTGTGCCACTGTTACCCCAGCTGTGGGCCGACTGGAGTTGTCTATGGTGAAACCAACTCCGGGCCTGACACCCCGGTTTGACTCAAG GGTCTTCAAGACCCCAGGCCTGCGCACTCCAGCAGCCAGAGAGCGGATTTACAATGTCTCTGTAAATGGCAGTCCTCTTGCTGACAGCAAAGAGATATTCCTCACCGTGCCAGTGGGAGGCGGAGAG AGCATGCGGTTATTGGCCAGTGACTTGCAGAGGATTGATATCGCACAGCTGGATCCAGAGGCCTTGGGAAACATTAAGAAGCTCTCT AGCCGTCTTGCTCAAATCTGCAGCAGCATACGGACTCACAAATGA
- the AIRIM gene encoding AFG2-interacting ribosome maturation factor, which translates to MTQDQPLLAVQEALRKCFPVVEEQQGLWQSALRDCPPLLASLSNLAEQLQAAQNLRFEDVPSLRAFPDLQERLRRKQLAAGDTLLDRLGERLAALLKVRDVVSSHVEHVLQVYEQHADMISLDAVLQASAASPSVAEMLEWLQDIERHYRSLYLKRKYLLSSIQWGDLGNIQALPKAWDRISEDEHPDLVRDILLNVSFFLEE; encoded by the exons ATGACTCAAGACCAGCCTTTGCTCGCGGTGCAGGAGGCCCTGAGGAAGTGCTTTCCCGTGGTGGAGGAGCAGCAGGGCCTGTGGCAGAGCGCTCTCAGGGACTGCCCGCCCCTCCTGGCCTCCCTCAGCAACCTGGCAGAGCAGCTGCAGGCCGCACAGAACCTGCGATTTGAGGATGTGCCGTCACTTCGGGCCTTCCCAGACTTACAGGAGCGGCTGAGGCGCAAGCAGCTGGCGGCTGGTGACACCCTCCTGGACAGGCTAGGGGAGAGGCT AGCTGCCCTCCTCAAGGTGCGTGATGTAGTCAGCAGCCACGTGGAACACGTGCTTCAGGTCTATGAGCAGCATGCAGACATGATCAGCCTCGATGCTGTCCTGCAGGCTTCAGCTGCAAGCCCCTCTGTGGCTGAAATGTTGGAGTGGTTACAGGATATCGAGAGACATTAtcgaagttt GTACCTGAAGAGGAAGTACCTTCTGTCCTCAATCCAGTGGGGAGACTTGGGAAACATCCAAGCTTTGCCCAAAGCCTGGGACCGAATTTCGGAAGACGAACACCCAGACCTTGTACGAG ATATCCTGTTGAatgtttccttcttcctggaagAGTGA